In a single window of the Litorilituus sediminis genome:
- a CDS encoding NYN domain-containing protein has product MKIAVFVDVQNIYYTTRDCYQRQFNYRQFWQMLTAQGDIVIANAYAIQRSDDQQHKFQTALKHIGFNVKLKPFIQRSDGSAKGDWDVGITIDVMEAAAQVDKVVLLSGDGDFDLLLQHIKQKHKVKTQVFGVEKLTANSLINTADCFVAIDSSLLK; this is encoded by the coding sequence ATGAAAATTGCAGTATTTGTTGATGTACAGAATATTTACTACACCACGCGAGATTGTTATCAACGGCAATTTAATTATCGTCAGTTTTGGCAAATGCTTACGGCGCAAGGTGATATTGTTATCGCCAATGCTTATGCCATTCAGCGTAGCGATGATCAGCAACATAAATTTCAAACGGCACTTAAACACATAGGTTTTAACGTCAAACTTAAACCCTTTATTCAACGCAGTGATGGCTCAGCTAAAGGCGATTGGGATGTTGGTATTACTATCGATGTCATGGAGGCAGCAGCTCAGGTAGATAAAGTGGTGCTGCTCTCAGGTGATGGTGATTTTGATTTGTTATTACAACATATAAAGCAGAAACATAAAGTGAAAACGCAAGTTTTTGGTGTGGAAAAGTTAACAGCAAATTCATTGATTAACACTGCTGATTGCTTTGTTGCTATTGATAGCAGCTTATTAAAGTAA